Proteins encoded within one genomic window of Acomys russatus chromosome 5, mAcoRus1.1, whole genome shotgun sequence:
- the Itgal gene encoding integrin alpha-L produces the protein MSLWITRPRLLLLVLQLFAKAWSYNLDTRHAQSFLAQAGRHFGYRVLQVGDGVVVGAPGEGNSTGSLYHCHPSSGSCQPVSLRGSNYTSKYLGMTLVTEAAKGNLLACDPGLSRSCDQNSYLSGLCYYFPQGLSGRMLQSRPAYQECLKGNVDLVFLFDGSMSLEEKEFVKILEFMKDVMRKLSNTSYQFAAVQFSTLFKTEFTFLDYVKHKENPDVLLDSVKHMCRLTNTFGAVNYVVKNVFTEESGARPDATKVLIIITDGEATDSGDIDAAQGIVRYIIGIGRHFNNPESQETLHIFASKPTEQFVKILDTFEKLKDLFTELQKRIYVIEGTSKQDLTSFNMELSSSGISADLSKGHAVVGAVGAKDWAGGFLDLNEELQNVTFVGHEQLTTDVRAGYLGYTVAWLPSRSSLPLLAAGAPRYQHVGQVLLFQAPEARGHWKQTQKIEGTQIGSYFGGELCSVDLDQDGEAELLLIGAPMFYGEQRGGRVFIYRRRQALFEMVSELQGDPGHPLGRFGAAITALTDLNGDELTDVAIGAPLEEQGAVYIFNGQPGGLNPQPSQRIQGAQVSPGIQWFGRSIHGVKDIGGDRLADVVVGAKGQVTVLSSRPVVDVVTEMSFSPDEISVHEVECSYSASQEQRKGVKLKVCFQIQALTARFQGRLLANLSYTLQLDGHRTRSRGLFPGGSHKFSGSTFVTPEKSCMDFQFHFPVCIQDLISPINVSLNFSLVEEEGTPRDQKATRDMQPILRPSVHAVTKEIPFEKNCGEDKKCEANLALSSPASSGVLRLTSSASLAVEWTLKNLGEDAYWVQLGLLFPWGLSFRKVEMLKPHSQMPVSCEELNDESGLLTKKLACNVSSPIFKADREVSLQVMFNTLLNASWGDFVELKGTVHCENENLSLLEDNSVTTRIPVLYPVNILTEDQENSTLYIGFTPKGPKTQPVQHLYQVTIQPSAYDHSTPTLEALVGVPRPHSEDPITHTWTVQTDPPVTCHYEDLKRPPGDAEQPCVPGVQFRCPIVFRQETLIRVTGTVELLEEIKASSTLSLCSSLTISFNSSKHFHLYGSKGSKAQVLMKVDVVYEKEMLHLYVLSGTGGLLLLLLIFLALYKVGFFKRNLKEKMEADEAVPSGSPGEDANPLAVSGEETKDLDCLEPLHTSDKD, from the exons GGTTGTCGTGGGAGCTCCAGGTGAAGGGAACAGCACCGGGAGCCTCTATCATTGTCATCCGAGCAGTGGCTCCTGCCAACCAGTCAGCCTGCGTG GTTCTAACTATACCTCCAAGTACTTGGGAATGACCTTGGTGACAGAAGCCGCCAAGGGAAACCTTTTG GCCTGTGATCCTGGACTGTCTCGGTCATGTGACCAGAACTCCTACCTCAGTGGCCTGTGCTACTACTTTCCCCAGGGCCTGAGTGGACGGATGTTACAAAGTCGACCTGCTTATCAGG AATGTCTGAAGGGCAACGTGGACCTGGTATTTCTGTTTGATGGCTCAATGAGCTTGGAGGAAAAGGAATTTGTAAAAATCTTGGAGTTCATGAAGGATGTGATGAGGAAACTCAGCAACACTTCCTACCAG TTTGCTGCTGTTCAGTTTTCTACATTGTTCAAGACAGAATTTACTTTCTTGGATTACGTCAAGCACAAGGAAAACCCCGACGTGCTGCTCGACTCGGTGAAGCACATGTGCAGGTTGACCAACACCTTCGGTGCCGTCAACTACGTGGT GAAAAATGTGTTCACAGAAGAGTCCGGTGCCAGGCCAGATGCTACCAAGGTGCTCATCATCATTACAGACGGGGAGGCCACCGACAGTGGGGACATCGACGCAGCCCAAGGCATCGTCCGATACATCATTGGG aTTGGAAGGCATTTTAACAACCCAGAAAGCCAGGAGACTCTCCATATATTTGCCTCAAAACCCACAGAGCAATTCGTCAAGATTCTGGACACCTTTGAGAAGCTGAAGGATCTGTTTACTGAGCTGCAGAAGAGGATTTATGTGATCGAGG GCACAAGCAAACAGGACCTGACATCCTTTAACATGGAGCTGTCCTCCAGCGGGATCAGTGCAGACCTCAGCAAG GGCCATGCAGTTGTGGGAGCAGTTGGAGCCAAGGACTGGGCTGGGGGCTTTCTGGACCTCAATGAAGAGCTGCAGAATGTCACATTTGTGGGACATGAACAGCTGACCACAGATGTGAGAGCAGGCTATCTGG GTTACACTGTGGCCTGGCTGCCCTCCCGTAGCTCTCTGCCACTATTGGCAGCAGGAGCCCCACGGTACCAGCATGTGGGGCAAGTGTTGCTCTTCCAAgcaccagaggccagaggacactgGAAGCAGACCCAGAAGATAGAGGGGACTCAG ATTGGATCTTATTTTGGTGGGGAGCTGTGTAGCGTCGATTTGGACCAAGATGGAGAGGCAGAGCTGTTGCTGATTGGGGCACCCATGTTCTatggggagcagagaggaggccGAGTGTTCATTTACCGGAGAAGACAG GCACTGTTCGAAATGGTCTCAGAGCTGCAAGGTGACCCTGGCCACCCTCTTGGACGGTTTGGAGCTGCCATAACTGCCTTGACAGACCTCAATGGAGATGAGCTGACAGACGTGGCCATTGGAGcccctctggaggagcaggggGCTGTGTATATCTTCAATGGGCAGCCTggtgggctcaatccccagccgAGCCAG CGAATACAAGGAGCCCAGGTGTCCCCGGGGATCCAGTGGTTTGGACGCTCCATCCATGGGGTGAAGGACATCGGAGGGGACAGGCTGGCAGATGTGGTTGTAGGAGCCAAGGGCCAGGTGACTGTGCTGAG CTCGAGGCCCGTGGTGGACGTTGTCACTGAGATGTCCTTCTCCCCAGACGAGATCTCAGTACATGAGGTGGAGTGCTCCTACTCAGCCAGCCAGGAGCAGAGGAAAGGGGTCAAGCTCAAGGTGTGCTTCCAGATCCAGGCCCTCACGGCTCGGTTTCAAG GTCGCCTGCTTGCCAATCTTAGCTACACCCTGCAGCTGGATGGCCATCGGACAAGGAGCCGAGGTCTGTTCCCAGGAGGAAGCCACAAGTTCAGTGGGAGCACATTTGTCACCCCAGAAAAATCCTGCATGGACTTCCAGTTTCACTTCCCA GTCTGCATTCAAGACCTTATCTCCCCTATCAACGTCTCTCTGAATTTCTCTcttgtggaggaggaaggaacacCTAGGGACCAAAAGGCG ACCAGGGACATGCAGCCGATCCTGAGGCCGTCCGTGCATGCAGTGACTAAGGAG ATCCCTTTTGAGAAGAACTGTGGCGAGGACAAGAAGTGTGAGGCAAACCTGGCCCTCTCATCCCCAGCCAG CTCTGGAGTCCTACGTCTGACGTCCTCTGCCAGCCTTGCTGTGGAGTGGACGCTGAAGAATTTGGGAGAAGATGCTTACTGGGTGCAGCTGGGCTTGCTATTCCCTTGGGGACTCTCTTTCCGCAAAGTGGAGATGCTTAAG CCCCACAGCCAAATGCCTGTGAGCTGCGAGGAGCTCAACGACGAGTCGGGTCTCCTGACCAAGAAACTGGCGTGCAATGTAAGCTCTCCCATCTTCAAAGCAGACCGAGAG GTCAGCCTCCAAGTGATGTTTAACACGCTACTCAACGCGTCCTGGGGAGACTTTGTCGAGCTGAAAGGCACTGTGCACTG TGAGAACGAGAACTTAAGCCTTCTGGAGGACAACTCAGTCACCACCCGCATCCCTGTCCTGTACCCAGTGAACATCCTCACTGAGGA CCAGGAGAACTCCACACTCTATATTGGTTTCACCCCTAAAGGTCCCAAGACCCAACCAGTCCAGCATCTCTACCAG GTGACGATTCAGCCTTCTGCCTACGACCACAGCACCCCGACACTGGAGGCCTTGGTGGGGGTGCCGCGGCCTCACAGTGAGgaccccatcacacacacatggactGTACAGACG GATCCTCCTGTCACTTGCCACTATGAGGACCTGAAGAGGCCACCCGGTGACGCTGAG CAGCCTTGTGTGCCTGGAGTCCAGTTCCGCTGCCCAATTGTCTTCAGGCAGGAGACCCTCATCCGAGTGACCGGGACCGTGGAACTCTTGGAGGAAATCAAG GCCTCCTCCACACTCAGCCTCTGCAGCTCACTCACCATCTCCTTCAACAGCAGCAAGCACTTCCATCTGTACGGCAGCAAAGGCTCCAAGGCCCAG gtcCTCATGAAGGTCGATGTGGTGTACGAGAAGGAAATGCTTCACCTGTACGTGCTCAGCGGCACTGGGGGGCTGCTGTTACTGTTGCTGATTTTCCTAGCACTGTACAAG GTTGGCTTCTTCAAACGGAACctgaaggagaagatggaggctGACGAGGCTGTTCCAAGCGGAAGCCCTGGCGAAGACGCTAACCCTCTGGCAGTCTCTGGGGAAGAGACCAAAGATCTGGACTGTCTAGAACCCCTCCACACCAGTGACAAGGACTAA